gagatgttgcttcaatatatccacaaaatatcctttctcatgatgccatctattttgtgaagtacaccagtccctcctgcagcaaatcacccccacaacatgatgctgccacccccgtgcttcacggttgggatggtgttcttcggcttgcaagcctcccgctttttcctccaaacataacaatggtcattatggccaaatagttctatttttgtttcatcagaccagaggacatttctccaaaagtacgatctttgtccccatgtgcagttgcaaaccgttgtctgacttttttatggcagttttggagcagtggcttcttccttgctgagcggcctttcaggttatgtcaatataggactcgttttactgtggatatagatacttttgcacctgtttcctccagcatcttcacaaggtcctttgctgttgttctgggattgatttgcacttttcgcaccaaagtacgttcatctctaggagacagaacgcgtctccttcctgagcagtatgacggctgcgaggTCCCTtggtgtttaaacttgcatactattgtttgtacagatgaacgtggtaccttcaggcatttgaaaattgctccaaaggatgaaccagactcgtggaggtatacattttttaactgacttgcctagttaaataaaacacatatATAACATGCTTTAAACTACTTAAAGGAGCAATTAGCGTTAAGTACCCTGCTCAAGGGGACATTGACAAATATTTCACATAGTCAGCTCagtgattcaaaccagcaacctttcaggtactggcccagtgctcttacccgcttggctacctgccgctcaTATGATGGAATATGTGAGAACATCAAGCACTATAAATAATGCAATCTGTTGCGTGGAGAGCATGTTGAACACACAATAAGGGAGCATTGTGTAATAGTTCTTACCTAGTTCTTCCACCTTCTGAATTTCATCCCTGCAGATTCGGGCACAGCTTTTCTCCTCAAAGAGACGGCCTCTCTTAAAGTGCTTACATTCAACACATTCCCTGCAGATACAACACAATGTTaatacatcatcatcaccaccaaccTCTTCATCATAAtcatcctccttttcctcctcttccttaTTGCATCACCATTTCATCATCACCCCTATCACATGTACTCATACAGTATCTGTGTGTAGGCAGTTATACTGCCCCCTGTACAGTATTTACTCACTTCTTGATGCTGCAGGCATCAGGGCAGGTTGGACACCTCTCACAAGTGGCCCCGTAGGCCCCTGGCTGGGTGCACTCAcaggccccacacacacactggccccgGCCGCTGCACAGCAGGCCCATACTGGACATGCAGGTGTCTGTCCGGGTGGAACAGTTACAGTTCTCCCCCGTCCAGTCAGAGCCACACTTGCAGAAGCCACAGTCACATTTCCCATGGCCTGGCAGAGACACAAAGAGTGAGAATGGGCCATTTTTTATGGACATTTTATGTCTAACTTAGAGACACTAATAATGTATCTTTTGTACATTAGGTTAATATTTCTCTTATACATCACGTTATCAGTACTGGACAAACCCATGAGTGCAATTACAACGCTGGCCTGGAATGTTTTGAATTTCAAAGCAATGTGTAGGTGAGTGGTTTGTGCGTGTGTTTTTGCCAGATCATAcctatactgaacaacaatataaacacaacatgtaaagtgttagtctcatgtttcatgagctgaaataaaagatcccagaaatgttccatacgcacacaaagcttatttctctcaaatgttgtgcccaaatttgttaacatccctgtaagtgagcatttctccattgccaagataatcaatccacctgacaggtgtggcatatcaagaagctgattaaacagcatgatgattagacaggtgcaccttgtgctcgggacaataaaaggccactctaaaatgtgcagtttttcacacaacacaatgccacgggtatttcaagttttgagggagcgtgcaattggaatgcttacgacaggaatgtccaccagagctgttgccggaATTTaaagttcatttctctaccataagccatctccaatgccgttttagagaatttggcagtacgtccagccGCAGACTACGTGTATGACGTTGTGTggatgagcggtttgctgatgtcaacgttgtgaacagactgccccatggtggcgatgggattatgttatgggcaggcataaactactgacaacgaacacaattgcattttatcaatgccaattttaatgcacagaaataacgtgatgagatcctgagacccattgtgaggcccattttttttaaagttatctgtgaccaacagatgcatatctgtattcccagtcatgtgaaatccatagattagggcctaataaattcatttcaattgactgatttcctcatatgaactgtaactcagtaaaatctttgaaattgttgcatgttgtgcttctatttttgttcagtataattatcaGCAATTCTGCATGTGTTTGTCTCTGTATTAATGAGTGTATTGAGAGCATGGGCAGGCAGGCATATGTGTGAGTAATAATTGAATAATAATTTCCAAAACATGAAGTCATCAATTCATGACCAGACAGTGCAGACAATGACAGGAAGCAAACTGGTCATCCATCTCACTCTTCCCTTCCCAACACTGGGACAATCCCTGGCTGTAATGACCACTCCCTGAATCCTCCACAATATTTCTCAGCCCAGCCAGCAAAGTTGTGAAATTATTGTTTGATTGCCCTCAGACAGACATACTAGAGCAACTGGCTGTTTCTCACAGGATGAAGGTTAATGCAACAGGGCTGGGCAATGAATGACGAAGAGCAGAGACAAAGTGAGTCACTGTCTCAGAGCTCAACTGGGTTAGAGTGACCGATGGAAACTGAACAGAGGTCTGTAAACTGTAAAAACAGGCCCTCAGAGACATGGGAATGGTTGTTTTCAGGTGAAACCACCTCCTTCAGCTGAATTCCCCAGTTCCCACGCCCTATCTGACTCTGTCATCACTAtgagataagtgtgtgtgtgtgtgtgtgtgtgtgtgtgtgtgtgtgtgtgtgtttgtaatgaAAGAGGCAGCTATAGTTATAAAAGGTTGCTTTACTGTCTTGCAGGCACATAAGCTGTCTGAGTTGAGCTGGTTAATGTTTTACAGTGTGTATCCCACAAACAGAGCACGAACTCAACTGAATGCTGTTGACACAATCAGTACATAGTAAAGAAAGTCCTGGTTTTCCTCTCTTAATAACGTTCTTGTGTTTGGCAAATGTTCCTTATACTCTACCTCATCCGTACAGTGAGTTCATGCTTGTGCCTTGTTCTCTCTACTGCACTTGTTGTATGGTCGAGTCAGAGAAATGAGAAGGAGTTTCTATgcatacatcccaaatggcaccctattccctacatagtgcactacttttgacatgagccctatgggccctggtagtgcactatatagggaacagggtgccatttggcatgcaTATCTAAATAATCTGCCTCGGTCTGAGACGGCACTCTAATCCTCCAATTTATCAAGTCGTAAACATGAACTACAGAGACACATAAACATGGAGTccaggagggaggacagagagcaTGAGAGCAAAGAGGTTGAGGGAGTCATAGAcatagagtgaaagagagagagagagagaactgtaaACACAGCGATGAGAGaataagaaaaaaaagagagaggagatgagtggGAGTATTGGTGATGGAGATGAACTTTaaaagagggagatagagaggagagaaggataggaagagagagggtagagtgcCAGAGGAATGCTAACTTTCATGTTCTCTCTTGCCTGTTTGTGTGCCCTGTGGATGTGCTTGCTGACTCCTGCTCCACTGCCCTAGCTCCATAGCAGAGGGAGAAATACACACCATCGGGGGATGTGGGAGGGCCTGGGGTTAGGAGGACGGGATGGGATGGGCCTTGGGGGAGACCCAGATTGAGCTGGAGCCCAGGGACTCTGATACTTTACTGTTCTTCACACAGTAATGACATCATGCCAACAAGACTCCAGAGACACAGGCTGACAAAGTTGAGTCTCCTTCAGCGTGCTCCACCGGCTCTACTCACTAAATATGGAGTTCTGGACTGTTGCATTTCTGTGTTATTCATTCCAACCCTAGACACTTCATAAAAGAGTAGATCTCAATGACTAAGACCACAATCCCACAAACAACATATTTTCCACTGACAAAAACATAGCTAATGTTGAGTTAAGACATAAATGACTGTTTTAACCAAATATGTCCCATTCCCAAGTCCTGACTTCACCCTAACCACCATACATAGCATTTCACACATAGCACACACCGTAAAAAAGCCAACTTAACCAATTACTTAATCAGCATTATTCTATGAATTGAAGGAAAATAAATTTAGCTAATGTGGGACGGTTTGTTCATTCGACAGACTTTGCTCACATTGAGCTGAATGTACATGAACTTGTTGAGACGAATTACAAATTCATGTTGGCCTTTGGAGGAAAATCACAAATATGTTTGCTCAAAACtacacccatcattatcatatttcccagcatgctctattgcaggttgattttcagcattgtttgtttcaatacctgtgtttttgcatgtacattgattggttgattaatcttatgctacacaaacataaaaaagaaacatttttcaaaccTAATCCAATCTGGTAATAGTTGGACTTTTTGCACCCGTTACTGTAATGGCTGTTGCAGTTTATGATTTAGGTAGTCTCAATAACTCATGTTCTCTATCCTGTCAGTCATTGTCAATGCAGGTTGCAGTTTATTAAAAATTCtaattgttggatatcctaactctgggtggattccaataggaattatacatcataatgtgacttgcaggcatgatgtggcctgtaaaccagccGTTTCAGAACACTGCCCCCAAAAGAAAGACCTGatgatatacagtaccactcaaaagtttggacacacctactcattcaagggtttttctttattttactatttactacgttgtagaataatagcgaagacatcaaaactatgaaataacagatatggaatcatgtagtaaccaaaaaagtgttaaacaaatcaaaattatatttgagattcttcaaagtagccacccctttgacatgaggacagctttgcacacacttggcattctctcaaccatgagtttgagccaatcagttgtgttgtgacaaggtaggggtggtatacagaagatagccctatttggtaaaagaccaagtccatattatggcaagaacagctcaaataagaaaagagaaatgacagtccatcattactttaggacatgaaggtcagtcaatacggaacatttcaagaactttgaaagtttcttcaagtgcagtcgcaaaacccatcaagcgctatgatgaaactggctctcatgaggacagccacaggaaaggaagacccagagttacatctgctgcagagaataagttcattagtgttaccagcctcagaaattgcagtccaaataaatgcttcacagagctcaagtaacagacacatatcaacatcaactgttcagaggagactgcgtgattcaggccttcgtggtcgaattgctgcaaagaaaccactactaaaggacatcaataataagaagagacttgcttgggccaataaacacgagcaatggacattagaccggtggaaatctgtcctttggtctgatgagtcaaaatgtgagattttttattccaaccgccgtgtctttgtgagacgcagagtaggtgaacggatgatctccgcatgtgtggttcccaccgtgaagcatggaggaggatgtgggggtgtggggggtgctttgctggtgactgtctgtgatttatttagagttcaaagcacacttaaccagcctggctaccacagtattctgcagtgatacctcatcccatctggtttgcgcttagtggaactatcatttgttattgacaatgacccaacacacctccaggatttgtaaggtctatttgaccaagaaggagagtgatggagtgctgcatcagatgacctggcctccacaatcacccgacctcaacccaattgagatggtttgggatgatttggatggcagagtgaaggaaaagcagccaacaagtgctcagcatatgtgggaactccttcaagactgttggaaaagcattccaggtgaagctggttgagagaatgccaagattgtgcaaagctgtcatcaaggcaaagggtggcttctttgaagaatctcaaatataaattatattttgatttgtttaacacttttttggttactttataattccatatgtgttatttcatagttttgatgtcttcacgattattctacaatgtagaaaatagtcaaaataaagaaaaacccttgaatgagtaggtgttcaaactTGTGACTGGCACTGTATGTAATATACTGTCATGAAGAGTTTCATTTTacactgggaaatatgcaaataaggtagaATAGAATGTATGTTGGTTCAGGTATATGCCCAACTATTGAGCAAACGCCCAATCCTATTGCAATTGGTTGCCTTACAATTGTACATTGAATCAACTTGAATGCTATTTTGTTGAGCAAACTCACAGtcctattgcagctggttgccttacaTACATTGAATCAATAAATACAATTCCGGTGCACATGATACCACTCTTGTTCAGCCCAGGGGCCCTTTCTATGATGCCTTTCCAAAGGACCAGACTGTTTGGGTTAAGAGATGCTGTCTCACGCGACTCAGACCCCACCCCCCTGCCTTCCCGTCTAAATCCATGTGGAGGCATGCTACGGctgggtgaggggagagagggatgaggaaaagTCTGGACAACGTGAAAACAAACAGAACAATTGAAGCGGTTGACCATGGGAACATCCTCATTCCTAGGACGACAGACTCAGGGCTACACTGGGAACTAATGGGAACCATCTATTTGACAACAAAGGATGTCTTATGGAGGGAATCAAACAGTGTATTTTCAGTAAAGAGACTATAATAGACTACGTAGCTCTTTCCCTGGAAACATCAAGAAGATACAGATATAACTTCTCTACAGGTATCCAGTGCATCTCATTCTTTCAGTGAGTACAACAGCGACTGGCCAATCGGACTTTAACCTCTGTTGCCATAAGGAAAGTCCTGGTTGTCTAATAAAGCTCAGTCCATCCCTAAGGGAACGGTTGTGGTTAAAGCACAGAGTTATAGCCAACACATATATAAATGTAGCAACAGCACCATGACTCATCTGCTATGCAGCAACATTGAATTATCCAATGACAGGACCTATTAAAATGTTGTTACTTTGATTGAGCAACGTGCGTGCTGTGCAGGCATGCAGTAGGGAGAGATGATCAGTGATGACATCTCATACTTCATTCCCAAGAGTGGTTAGAAGATTGATGGAGTCAGTGAGCTCTGTGAGCTTGTTTACTCCGCTAAAAGGATCATGGAAGAAGACGTGGTTTTGATTTGAATAATCTGAATAACTTCTTGTGAAGTTGATGGAAAAgatgttgttttttatttgtattatcttttaccagatctaatgtttATATTCTCtgacattcctttcacatttccacaaacttcaaagtgtttcctttcaaatggtatcaagaatatgcatatccttgcttcaggtcctgagctacaggcagttagatttgggtatgtcattttaggctacAATTGAAAAAAGGGTCCCATCCTTaacagtaaagagagagagaggtctggatcaggggcggttctgggggggggggggggggggggggcagggggggccagtgcccctgtgacaacaattttggacccccttgtggcccccctaaatgtggagtatgaaataatttttacaaaactaatttttgctatcgttctttttttttacatccgttattagacagtggcaacgcggaacactaatgattatgaacatggtcttttgcctgctaatgcctgcaatgcagtgaagaaaacgatatggcaacaataacgtctaatgtaactggcccctctaacagtacaactggccccagcttggccccccccagttgaaatggtctagaaccgccactggtctGGATAAGGGTCAACGGAGGCATTGCGGACATGTTGTAAGGAAATGGAAATCTCATTTTTCCTGCTAAAACCATAAGCCTGCcaaaacccctaaccctaaaacaaACAGAGAGAAGAAATGTTACAAAAACAACTTGTCGACTTGTGTAGATGAGTAAAGCTTCAAAACTCAGCAGAAAATAACATGTAGTAAAAGAAACCAACATGGCTGTCTCCTTGACAGACACAACAGTGTATCTATCCACTCACCTGAGCAGATCTCTCCTTTGAAGCGAAGGCAGTTGAAGTCGTCACACTCGCAGTACTTGCCCCACACCTTTCCAAAGCCACTAGTGTGGCAGGAGCACTGGCCACACACACAGTTGCCTCTCCCACTGCAGATGGGGTCCTCAGCTTTGGGGCTGCAGTTGCCCTGGTCTGAGGGCCTGTAGTCCCCGTCAGCACATTCACAGCGGTCTCCCAGGCGCCCCGGGTGACACTGGCACACACCACACTCGTAAGTCCCATTTCCCTGGTTACAGAGAGGACTTTCGGGCTGGGCTGTGGCCTCACAGTCACACCCGCAGGCGAAGTGGACCGTAACCTCCAGGGCGTCTTTGAAGCCCACAGGTTTAATGGTGAAGGTACGGTTCTTCTCCTTAGGGCAGCCGCGtaacctggcctccacactgAACGACACCTGGGGGGAAAGGTGTGTGTGATACAGCAGGTTACATTTGAACTGTGCTGTAAGAACAGAGCATTATTTATATACCTAAGATCTGATACCAGGGCAGGGATTTATCATCCAGATGGTGAGTGGTACAGGTACTGACCGTGTCTCCGATCTTAAGTCCGGAGCAGGACTTGAGTCCCTGGATGAGCTCTCCGTTGAGGCAGGTGGCGTTGAAGGACAGAGCCAGCTCCTCTGGAACACCCAGCAACTCCAGCTCCACCTTGGAACGGATCCTCTACTCCACAGGTCAGGGGTCAATGGGCAGAGGTCAGAATGAACTCAATCAGAAAACATAAACGATTCAGAAAACCTCTACTCTTAGTCTCTGTGGAAATGGAaacagtgtgtatatacagtgttctATCGGTCACACATGGGCTCGTGGGAAGTCAAATAGACTGTTTGAGAATGAAAGGGGAGCTGAACTCACTCCTTTAGCCTCGCTTTTCCACGTcctcattaagaaatgctagaaGCAATGAGAGTTTGAAGTGGGAGCTGTATGTTCGCTAATGTTGTGTGTTCCTCTTGAAATATCTCAAACAGCCAATGTGCGAGACGAATGACTTAGCAACcgcgtgacgcagcatgacaaGCTCAAAGCATTTCTTACTTTCTAGAGtttcagtattttttttatgACAGTTGTGTTCATGATGTTAACGTTAGCTCCTGTTCTTTCAACATAAGTGTCATTCTTTCAACATAACATTGGCTACGATGTCTATGTTTTGTTGTCTCATGTGTAAACATGTCCGAGGCGCTGCATGTTAATGGGTAGTTCTGTTGTCCGTAAATGGCCGGGCTGTATGTTGATTCTGCTGCTATGATTGGATAGAGTGCACTCGGCGCAGCTGTTTCTCAGTGCAAGACAATTCTCCCTAGGTGTTACCAACTCATGTTAATGGTAAAGTGGGCATGACTGGGCATGATAGAAATCAAAACCCAACTCTCATATATACGGCTGTCTCTTACCTCGTAAGCATCCAGGATGAGTTGGATCACATTCCCAGAGTCATCCGACAGCGTTCCAACTGTGGTGCCGGGAATGAGCTGGCTGTAGTTCTGAGGAAAGAGGGTCCAAGGGGACATAGGAGGTAATGTACCATATCCCTCCACCTAGAAACCACGGTGACCCTGATAACAGTCATGTGTACTCACCTGGTAGAGGGGCACCACATTGTTGGTCACAGCGAAAATGAGGTTGATGTTGTTCTCGGACATCTTCTCTGTGATCAGAGCCAGAGAGGGGTAGTCCTGAAGGAGGAGACCATCGTTATCGTAACGTTTCTCTTGTGATAACAGAAGAATAGAACTCAAACACAAACTCCCTGACACACACCACTCACCAGGCTTGACGACTTGTCATAGTTGTTGTCTCTGTTGATGTGACACTGTCCATCATTGGGCTGCACTAGACCAGCAAGCCGGCCGTCCAGGGCTATGTGTGTCGTAGCATCGGTAGTGAACACCAACAGGTGGGAGGCATCCGCACGCCAGCCTATCTTGTCCTAGtgacagacggagggagagagagggaaagaagaggagaggagagaaacggTATGTATTCAAGTTTGTGTGCTGTTTCGAAAccactgattgtgtgtgtgtgcgtgtgcgcgtgcgtgtgtgtgtgtgcctgtatgtctctaggtgtgtgcgtacatgcgtgtgtgtgtatcaccTTGCACACCACCGCCTGTATGACCGCGTCGAAGCCTCCCTCTGGAGAGTCTCTGTTACGAGACACCTGCTGCTTCGCCACCTCCTCGGTGAAGCGCTCCACCTGcttggtcagagacagcacgtGCTTGTAGCCAAACTGAGGCAGGCACCGCGTCTGGATCCTACACATCACACCCCAAGGTGGAGAGAGAAATACATCGCTGTTAGACACAATTTGACAGCTATTAACGAAGCCAAATCCTGAGAGGATTTGAGCTTCAACACAGAATATCAACCTTTTCAAATCTTCCCCTCTGCaaaatctcctcctcctctccttccttctcctcctcctcctcctcctccacctctctgtcccctccaccccccactcaCCCATAGCAAGGGTTACTGACGGCTTCCTCAGGGTAGGTGTACATATATGGGGACAGGGGCTTGTCCACAAAGGCCCCAAAGCCCATACGCAGGTTGCTGGTGGTGCGGCCCATGGCTGCAGCCAGCTGGTTGCCCAGGGAGCGCAGGCGGGCCAAGTCGTCCTTCATGGAGTAGGAGAGGTCCATCAGATAGTACAGGTCAACTGGATAGTCCTCCACCTGCTTCACTGTCACTGTGAAACGCCTGGCATcatctgaagagagagagagagagagagagagagagagagagagagagagagtatgtaaCAATTCCTCTGTTCAATGAGCTTTAGACGAGTTGTGAACCCGGTGTACAGTATatgggtgtttgtgtgtacgCCTATGCTGTGTTAGAGTACCTGGTCTCAGAGTGAGGCGGAGTTTCTGGGGTCTGATCTGGGTGACGTCGTCAGCCGCTCCCGATGCCTTGTCACTGAGGGGCGTGTCTTTCTGCACACTGAGGGTACTGAAGGGGAACTCTAGCCCCTCCTCCGTACACCCCCCATCCAACAGGTTCTGCTTCAGATCACAACGGGACACACTGGACCCCCCTTGGCCAAACTCCTGAACCCAGGAAAACAACACACACTGGTAAGAGTAACACTTTCCAATGAGACAACCAGTAAAGGAAACAGTGATCAATTTAAAAAGAGCATCTAAATGCAGTACAATGGAAGGGGAGCTCAGTAGATGAATacagtatttggacagtgacacgttttttgttgttgttttggctctgtactccagaacTATGGATTTGAAATGATGCAATGACTATGATGTTAAAGTGCAGCaggtcagctttaatttgagggtattttcaccCATATAAGAGTGAACagtttagaaatgacagcactttttgtacatagtcccccagAGGATATACTCACTTCCTTAAAGCACCAAGCACAGCTAGGGTGGACAGCCAAACACTGTCTGCAGGTGCTCACCCCTCGAGATGTGCAGATGTTTGAGCCTGAAGTACACACCAACATAAACATGAGTGAATAGGTAGGAGGTCCAGTAGTGGGAATCAAATAAGCCGTATATGGACACTTGAAAGGAATCATATAGGCTATTTGCTGTATGGACACTTTTAGATTGATTCTTTATTAGCTTTGAGTGTTTCTGACAATGTTATTCCACTTGCAGTCTTGCCAAGTAATTGTGTCTCATGACCGtttctccacactgactctgcaTTTAAACTACACTTCTTCTTCTTTTCTCACTACTTTAGTACTTAGTTGGGCCACAGACGGTTCCGTTTCTCTACCACacactctcttttctctttctgctggtctctcctcctctgcttcctctctGCCCCAGGCTCTACTTCTTCTCCTCGTCTGTTACACCATACTGCTTGTTACCCAAGCCTGTTCTGTCACGCACATTGTTCTGTAAAACAGCTGTTATTGCAGGCAATTCGATGCTAGAGGAAGAGACGCACACTGCAGGAATTTACATCACTGTATGACTCTAAAACGTGTAATGTTGACGCTGGTCAGTAAGTCGCGGATGTTACACATTATGTCTTGCAACAGTTGGTTAAAACCTGATTGCAGTCATATGAATAGAAAATGCTATCACATATCATTTTTTTCAATGAGATGTATACGCTTTGTCTATTAGATGTATTGAGGTTTAATTATGTGTTAGAAATCCTTtcttttattgttattattaggcTATTCGCTATTGTGCATGTTGAAGTGATTGCTTGTCTATTTAGCACTGTTTCTATAAAAACAGGAGGccaaaacaaatactatgtgaaACGCAAAGGTGTGGCCTGTACAAAtatgagcgcactctggcacaACGTCTCGCGAATTAGCGCTCCCTTTTAAGGACTCAACATGCCCAATGTTCCGTTCCAAGTAGCGCAATACAGTGCCATACAGTTTATTGTTTTAACAAATGAAATCctcaaaaactatagttttgggagtTTTTCTGGAACTTAAGACGTATTACTTATTAAAAACACACGATACAACATAGGTATAATTAATATTCAGTCGGCATACGCACCCTAGAATAGAAAATGTCTTATAGAATGGCGGAGGAAACGTAAAATACTTACCAAGAACTTCAGAAGAAGCTAATAATAAACCCGAAAATATCCATAGGCGGTCAAAAAAAGTTCCCATGTTGGAGAGACCGGTTAGGACTGACTGCTTGACTTTCTCTGCCTGCTCCACCTctgtagtagtatcagtagcctGCTCTCAAACCAGTGGACCACCAATTAGAATGCTTTTCCTCATTCTTGCAAAATGCAATGTTGATTATGATTCAGAGCGGCTCTGACATACACGTTTAAGCTACTTTATAGAAACGTAACTGTACGACATAATATATAGACTAGAGTATGGATATGCATTATATTTAAGAATATGCCGTTGGCCTATTCTCCACATGTCAATGGCACAGATGTGTCTGTCGCTGTAATGGTAGCAAGCATCTGTGTGATTCAAGACATTCAAATTGCCTGCTAATCTTTTGAAATCTATTCGACAATATCCCCGCCACcccaaaaacataaataaatgaatacatttatatataaactaaACAAATGTATGAATACAAATAGAAGACACaagaaatagaaaatgtataGAAATAAAAACGTATTGTCAAAAACAATACATTGTTATAACAATGCA
This genomic stretch from Salmo trutta chromosome 32, fSalTru1.1, whole genome shotgun sequence harbors:
- the LOC115171083 gene encoding integrin beta-3, giving the protein MGTFFDRLWIFSGLLLASSEVLGSNICTSRGVSTCRQCLAVHPSCAWCFKEEFGQGGSSVSRCDLKQNLLDGGCTEEGLEFPFSTLSVQKDTPLSDKASGAADDVTQIRPQKLRLTLRPDDARRFTVTVKQVEDYPVDLYYLMDLSYSMKDDLARLRSLGNQLAAAMGRTTSNLRMGFGAFVDKPLSPYMYTYPEEAVSNPCYGIQTRCLPQFGYKHVLSLTKQVERFTEEVAKQQVSRNRDSPEGGFDAVIQAVVCKDKIGWRADASHLLVFTTDATTHIALDGRLAGLVQPNDGQCHINRDNNYDKSSSLDYPSLALITEKMSENNINLIFAVTNNVVPLYQNYSQLIPGTTVGTLSDDSGNVIQLILDAYERIRSKVELELLGVPEELALSFNATCLNGELIQGLKSCSGLKIGDTVSFSVEARLRGCPKEKNRTFTIKPVGFKDALEVTVHFACGCDCEATAQPESPLCNQGNGTYECGVCQCHPGRLGDRCECADGDYRPSDQGNCSPKAEDPICSGRGNCVCGQCSCHTSGFGKVWGKYCECDDFNCLRFKGEICSGHGKCDCGFCKCGSDWTGENCNCSTRTDTCMSSMGLLCSGRGQCVCGACECTQPGAYGATCERCPTCPDACSIKKECVECKHFKRGRLFEEKSCARICRDEIQKVEELVFYEKNAVNCTYKDENDCVQHFQYYEDASGKSILYVMEPDCPKGPDILVVLMAVAGAILFLGLAGLLIWKLLVTVHDRREFAKFEEERAKAKWDTANNPLYKGATTTFTNVTYRGNS